One window of the Chryseobacterium sp. CY350 genome contains the following:
- a CDS encoding DUF3526 domain-containing protein, which produces MKSYLYKQFYRNKAYIIALIFLLIAGLMAIYTGKKFLDKNQEIISKTEQYQKESIDKNVKYHKDDLGLILYYIKFNFINETPKLAALNIGMRDIKPSIQGVTIRNLEEQRYNADFYNPANAAVGNFDFSFVLVFLFPLIIVAFCYNLISEEEESGRWKLLSVQSIHLGKLLDAKLLIRFLAVSTIYLVLIAIAIVWISIPLNLPLIVFILSGWLYILFWFVLCRWVISFRRSSAQNALILLIVWVGMNFIIPMGSNILIQKYYPVQESLKAVMQQREGYHNKWDEEKLPTMEKFYTAYPQFNGFKVEENDEFTWTWYYAMQHMGDLEASLSSRQYTEKMQKRNKTAEILGYFLPNIHTQLTEAQLAETGMSNQLEYGMALQKFHEEKRLSFYPLIFSGQNADAVNWSLQTAKSFEERKNIDFLKIFLPYLILIILLIILSQLKFRKLC; this is translated from the coding sequence ATGAAAAGTTATTTATACAAACAGTTTTATCGAAATAAAGCGTATATCATCGCTTTGATATTTTTGTTAATTGCTGGTTTAATGGCCATCTACACGGGAAAGAAGTTCCTGGACAAAAATCAGGAGATCATCTCGAAAACTGAGCAGTATCAGAAAGAAAGTATTGATAAAAATGTAAAATATCACAAAGACGATCTGGGATTGATCTTATATTACATTAAATTCAACTTCATCAATGAAACACCGAAACTAGCTGCACTTAACATCGGGATGCGTGATATCAAGCCATCAATTCAGGGCGTCACAATCAGAAATCTGGAAGAACAGCGCTATAATGCTGATTTTTATAATCCCGCAAATGCAGCAGTCGGTAATTTTGATTTTAGTTTCGTATTGGTCTTTCTATTTCCGCTCATCATTGTTGCATTCTGTTACAATTTGATCTCTGAAGAAGAGGAGAGTGGCAGATGGAAATTGCTTTCTGTCCAAAGCATTCATTTGGGAAAATTACTGGATGCGAAACTGCTGATTCGGTTTTTGGCTGTCAGTACGATCTATCTGGTATTGATAGCAATAGCAATCGTTTGGATTTCAATTCCTTTAAATTTACCATTGATAGTTTTCATTCTTTCAGGTTGGTTGTATATCTTGTTTTGGTTTGTTCTTTGTCGCTGGGTCATCTCATTCAGGAGATCATCAGCTCAAAATGCATTGATCTTATTGATTGTCTGGGTAGGAATGAATTTCATTATTCCAATGGGAAGCAACATCCTGATCCAAAAATATTATCCCGTTCAGGAATCTTTAAAAGCCGTGATGCAGCAGAGAGAAGGTTATCATAACAAATGGGACGAGGAAAAACTACCAACTATGGAAAAGTTCTACACTGCATATCCTCAATTTAATGGTTTTAAAGTAGAGGAAAATGATGAGTTTACATGGACCTGGTATTATGCCATGCAACATATGGGAGACCTGGAAGCTTCATTGTCCTCCAGGCAGTATACAGAGAAAATGCAGAAGCGAAATAAAACTGCGGAAATTTTGGGATACTTTCTACCAAATATCCATACTCAACTTACCGAAGCTCAATTGGCGGAAACCGGTATGAGTAATCAATTGGAGTATGGTATGGCTTTGCAGAAATTTCACGAGGAAAAAAGACTGTCATTTTATCCACTGATATTTTCCGGTCAAAATGCAGATGCTGTCAACTGGAGTTTACAAACCGCGAAATCCTTTGAAGAGCGTAAAAATATTGATTTTTTAAAGATCTTCTTACCGTATCTTATTCTTATTATTTTACTCATCATTCTTTCACAATTAAAATTTAGAAAACTATGCTAA
- a CDS encoding ABC transporter ATP-binding protein, translating to MLKTINLHKKYNDFTALRSLDLEVGKGEIFALLGQNGAGKSTTINILLGLIKATSGDAFINGISVNENPQEIKKHLAYIPETVLLYPKLSGIENLDFFSKIAGFNYSKDELSSFLIRTGLQEIAHHKDLGGYSKGMRQKVGIAIALAKDAKVLLLDEPTSGLDPIATAEFTEIVRQFGKEGRTVFMATHDIFNAVSVATNIGIMKQGELVQNLPSRNFNAEDVQELYLKTI from the coding sequence ATGCTAAAGACAATTAATCTACATAAAAAATACAATGATTTCACAGCGCTAAGATCACTTGATCTTGAAGTGGGAAAAGGGGAAATATTCGCTTTGCTGGGTCAAAACGGAGCGGGGAAAAGCACCACAATCAATATTCTGCTGGGACTTATCAAAGCAACTTCCGGAGATGCTTTTATCAACGGGATCTCTGTGAACGAAAATCCTCAGGAGATCAAAAAACATTTAGCGTACATCCCGGAAACAGTATTGCTTTATCCCAAACTCAGCGGGATAGAAAATCTGGATTTCTTTTCGAAGATTGCGGGTTTCAATTACAGTAAAGATGAACTGTCATCCTTCTTGATACGAACAGGACTTCAGGAGATTGCGCATCACAAAGATCTTGGAGGATATTCCAAAGGGATGCGCCAAAAAGTTGGAATTGCCATCGCGTTGGCCAAGGATGCAAAAGTGCTATTGCTGGATGAGCCGACCAGCGGACTGGATCCCATTGCTACGGCAGAATTTACAGAAATTGTTCGTCAGTTCGGGAAAGAAGGCAGAACGGTCTTTATGGCAACCCACGATATTTTTAATGCAGTGAGTGTAGCGACCAATATTGGTATTATGAAGCAGGGAGAATTGGTTCAGAATTTACCTTCCAGGAATTTTAATGCCGAAGATGTGCAGGAACTTTATCTTAAAACCATTTAA